From Plectropomus leopardus isolate mb chromosome 17, YSFRI_Pleo_2.0, whole genome shotgun sequence, a single genomic window includes:
- the hgs gene encoding hepatocyte growth factor-regulated tyrosine kinase substrate isoform X3: protein MGKGGGTFERLLDKATSQLLLETDWESILQICDLIRQGDTQAKYAIGAIKKKLNDKNPHVALYALEVLESVVKNCGQTVHDEVASKQTMEELKDLLKTEPNVRNKILYLIQAWAHAFRNEPKYKVVQDTYQIMKVEGHVFPEFKESDAMFAAERAPDWVDAEECHRCRVQFGVMTRKHHCRACGQIFCGKCSSKYSTIPKFGIEKEVRVCEPCFELLNNHPSLSPPLRKAEGKAPTQGTTELPPEYLTSPLSQQSQMPPKRDEAALQEEEELQLAIALSQSEAEEKERMRQKNSYSMYPKADPTPVTSSAPPVSTLYTSPVNSSAPSAEDVDPELARYLNRTYWEKKQEEARKSPTPSAPAPVPLAEPLPPISQPVESHVPVQPVSIVEQQYQNGESEENHEQFLKALQNAVTTFLNRMKSNHMRGRSITNDSAVLSLFQSINNMHPQLLDILNQLDEKRLYYEGLQDKLAQVRDARAALNALRDEHREKLRRAAEEAERQRQIQLAQKLEIMRQKKQEYLEMQRQLAIQRLQEQEKERQMRLEQQKHTIQMRAQMPAFSLPYAQMQSLPPNVAGGVVYQPGAPPNYPGTFSPAGSVEGSPMHNIYMNQPGQTAPPQYQAMPSAAPDPNMVNAYMYQAAGTNGQPAPPPGQAPPTTSPSYSNYQPTPTQGYQNVVSQAQSMPPMSQPAPTNGMAYMGYQPYSMQNMISALPGQDPNMPPQQQYMPGQPPMYQQVAPPGAPQQQQQQQQQQQQQQQQQPQVPQAVPGSAEAQLISFD from the exons ATGGGAAAGGGTGGAGGTACATTTGAGAGGCTTCTGG ATAAAGCCACTAGCCAGTTGCTGCTGGAGACTGACTGGGAATCCATCCTGCAGATCTGTGATCTCATTCGACAAGGAGACACACA aGCTAAATATGCCATTGGGGCGATTAAGAAGAAGCTGAATGACAAAAATCCACATGTGGCCCTCTATGCACTTGAG GTCCTGGAGTCAGTGGTGAAGAACTGTGGCCAGACAGTTCACGATGAGGTGGCCAGTAAACAAACAATGGAGGAACTGAAGGATTTGCTTAAG ACAGAACCAAATGTCAGAAACAAGATCCTGTACCTGATCCAGGCCTGGGCTCACGCTTTCCGCAACGAACCCAAATATAAGGTGGTCCAAGACACCTATCAGATCATGAAAGTGGAGG GTCATGTGTTCCCCGAATTTAAAGAGAGTGATGCAATGTTTGcagcagagaga GCCCCGGACTGGGTTGATGCTGAGGAGTGCCACCGGTGCAGAGTCCAATTTGGAGTTATGACAAGAAAG CACCATTGTCGAGCCTGTGGCCAGATTTTCTGTGGCAAATGTTCGTCTAAGTACTCGACCATTCCCAAGTTTGGCATCGAGAAGGAAGTGCGTGTGTGCGAGCCCTGCTTTGAGCTGCTTAACAA ccacccctccctctctcctccacttaGGAAAGCTGAAGGAAAAGCACCCACCCAGGGCACCACCGAGCTGCCTCCTGAGTACCTGACTAGCCCGCTGTCCCAACAGTCACAG ATGCCCCCCAAGAGAGATGAGGCAgcactgcaggaggaggaggagctgcagctggcCATTGCCCTCTCCCAAAGCGAGGCTGAGGAGAAGGAGCGAATG AGGCAAAAGAACTCCTACTCAATGTATCCCAAAGCTGATCCCACTCCAGTGACTTCCTCAGCACCGCCAGTCAGCACCCTCTACACTTCCCCTGTG AACTCCTCTGCTCCATCAGCTGAAGATGTAGACCCTGAG CTGGCCCGTTACCTGAACAGAACGTACTGGGAGAAGAAACAGGAAGAAGCTCGCAAGAGTCCCACCCCCTCGGCCCCTGCTCCTGTGCCATTGGCTGAGCCCCTTCCGCCAATCAGTCAACCTGTAGAAAGTCATGTTCCTGTCCAGCCAGTCAGCATAGTGGAG CAGCAGTACCAGAACGGGGAGTCAGAGGAGAACCATGAGCAGTTCCTGAAGGCTCTACAGAATGCTGTCACCACCTTCCTTAACCGCATGAAGAGCAACCACATGCGCGGGCGCAGCATCACCAACGACAGTGCCGTGCTCTCACTCTTCCAGTCCATTAACAACATGCATCCACAGCTGTTGGACATCCTCAACCAGCTAGACGAGAAGAGAT TGTACTACGAGGGGCTACAGGACAAGCTGGCTCAGGTGCGCGATGCTCGAGCAGCCCTCAACGCACTTCGGGACGAACACAGAGAGAAGCTGCGTCGTGCCgcagaggaagcagagagacagaggcagatcCAGCTGGCTCAAAAGCTGGAGATCATGAGACAGAAGAAACAG gagTACCTGGAGATGCAAAGACAGCTGGCCATCCAGCGCCTCcaggagcaggagaaggagaggcAGATGCGTTTGGAGCAGCAGAAGCACACAATCCAGATGAGAGCCCAAATGCCTGCTTTCTCTTTGCCCTATGCTCAG ATGCAGTCTTTGCCCCCTAATgtggcaggaggggtggtgtaCCAGCCTGGTGCTCCACCCAACTACCCGGGCACCTTCAGCCCGGCTGGCTCTGTGGAGGGTTCACCTATGCACAACATCTATATGAACCAGCCAGGGCAGACTGCACCACCACAGTACCAGGCCATGCCCAGTGCTGCCCCAG ATCCCAACATGGTTAATGCATACATGTACCAGGCTGCAGGCACCAATGGGCAGCCTGCACCTCCTCCTGGCCAGGCTCCGCCCACTACAAGTCCATCCTACTCCAACTATCAGCCCACGCCTACACAGGGATACCAG AACGTGGTGTCTCAGGCCCAGAGTATGCCCCCTATGTCCCAGCCTGCCCCCACTAATGGTATGGCTTACATGGGCTACCAGCCGTACAGCATGCAGAACATGATTTCAGCATTGCCAGGACAAGATCCCAATATGCCCCCCCAACAGCAGTACATGCCAGGCCAGCCGCCCATGTACCAACAG GTGGCTCCCCCTGGTGCCccgcagcaacagcagcagcagcagcaacaacaacagcagcagcagcagcagcagccgcaggtcCCTCAGGCTGTGCCCGGCAGTGCAGAGGCACAGCTCATCTCCTTCGACTGA
- the hgs gene encoding hepatocyte growth factor-regulated tyrosine kinase substrate isoform X4 encodes MGKGGGTFERLLDKATSQLLLETDWESILQICDLIRQGDTQAKYAIGAIKKKLNDKNPHVALYALEVLESVVKNCGQTVHDEVASKQTMEELKDLLKKQTEPNVRNKILYLIQAWAHAFRNEPKYKVVQDTYQIMKVEGHVFPEFKESDAMFAAERAPDWVDAEECHRCRVQFGVMTRKHHCRACGQIFCGKCSSKYSTIPKFGIEKEVRVCEPCFELLNKKAEGKAPTQGTTELPPEYLTSPLSQQSQMPPKRDEAALQEEEELQLAIALSQSEAEEKERMRQKNSYSMYPKADPTPVTSSAPPVSTLYTSPVNSSAPSAEDVDPELARYLNRTYWEKKQEEARKSPTPSAPAPVPLAEPLPPISQPVESHVPVQPVSIVEQQYQNGESEENHEQFLKALQNAVTTFLNRMKSNHMRGRSITNDSAVLSLFQSINNMHPQLLDILNQLDEKRLYYEGLQDKLAQVRDARAALNALRDEHREKLRRAAEEAERQRQIQLAQKLEIMRQKKQEYLEMQRQLAIQRLQEQEKERQMRLEQQKHTIQMRAQMPAFSLPYAQMQSLPPNVAGGVVYQPGAPPNYPGTFSPAGSVEGSPMHNIYMNQPGQTAPPQYQAMPSAAPDPNMVNAYMYQAAGTNGQPAPPPGQAPPTTSPSYSNYQPTPTQGYQNVVSQAQSMPPMSQPAPTNGMAYMGYQPYSMQNMISALPGQDPNMPPQQQYMPGQPPMYQQVAPPGAPQQQQQQQQQQQQQQQQQPQVPQAVPGSAEAQLISFD; translated from the exons ATGGGAAAGGGTGGAGGTACATTTGAGAGGCTTCTGG ATAAAGCCACTAGCCAGTTGCTGCTGGAGACTGACTGGGAATCCATCCTGCAGATCTGTGATCTCATTCGACAAGGAGACACACA aGCTAAATATGCCATTGGGGCGATTAAGAAGAAGCTGAATGACAAAAATCCACATGTGGCCCTCTATGCACTTGAG GTCCTGGAGTCAGTGGTGAAGAACTGTGGCCAGACAGTTCACGATGAGGTGGCCAGTAAACAAACAATGGAGGAACTGAAGGATTTGCTTAAG AAACAGACAGAACCAAATGTCAGAAACAAGATCCTGTACCTGATCCAGGCCTGGGCTCACGCTTTCCGCAACGAACCCAAATATAAGGTGGTCCAAGACACCTATCAGATCATGAAAGTGGAGG GTCATGTGTTCCCCGAATTTAAAGAGAGTGATGCAATGTTTGcagcagagaga GCCCCGGACTGGGTTGATGCTGAGGAGTGCCACCGGTGCAGAGTCCAATTTGGAGTTATGACAAGAAAG CACCATTGTCGAGCCTGTGGCCAGATTTTCTGTGGCAAATGTTCGTCTAAGTACTCGACCATTCCCAAGTTTGGCATCGAGAAGGAAGTGCGTGTGTGCGAGCCCTGCTTTGAGCTGCTTAACAA GAAAGCTGAAGGAAAAGCACCCACCCAGGGCACCACCGAGCTGCCTCCTGAGTACCTGACTAGCCCGCTGTCCCAACAGTCACAG ATGCCCCCCAAGAGAGATGAGGCAgcactgcaggaggaggaggagctgcagctggcCATTGCCCTCTCCCAAAGCGAGGCTGAGGAGAAGGAGCGAATG AGGCAAAAGAACTCCTACTCAATGTATCCCAAAGCTGATCCCACTCCAGTGACTTCCTCAGCACCGCCAGTCAGCACCCTCTACACTTCCCCTGTG AACTCCTCTGCTCCATCAGCTGAAGATGTAGACCCTGAG CTGGCCCGTTACCTGAACAGAACGTACTGGGAGAAGAAACAGGAAGAAGCTCGCAAGAGTCCCACCCCCTCGGCCCCTGCTCCTGTGCCATTGGCTGAGCCCCTTCCGCCAATCAGTCAACCTGTAGAAAGTCATGTTCCTGTCCAGCCAGTCAGCATAGTGGAG CAGCAGTACCAGAACGGGGAGTCAGAGGAGAACCATGAGCAGTTCCTGAAGGCTCTACAGAATGCTGTCACCACCTTCCTTAACCGCATGAAGAGCAACCACATGCGCGGGCGCAGCATCACCAACGACAGTGCCGTGCTCTCACTCTTCCAGTCCATTAACAACATGCATCCACAGCTGTTGGACATCCTCAACCAGCTAGACGAGAAGAGAT TGTACTACGAGGGGCTACAGGACAAGCTGGCTCAGGTGCGCGATGCTCGAGCAGCCCTCAACGCACTTCGGGACGAACACAGAGAGAAGCTGCGTCGTGCCgcagaggaagcagagagacagaggcagatcCAGCTGGCTCAAAAGCTGGAGATCATGAGACAGAAGAAACAG gagTACCTGGAGATGCAAAGACAGCTGGCCATCCAGCGCCTCcaggagcaggagaaggagaggcAGATGCGTTTGGAGCAGCAGAAGCACACAATCCAGATGAGAGCCCAAATGCCTGCTTTCTCTTTGCCCTATGCTCAG ATGCAGTCTTTGCCCCCTAATgtggcaggaggggtggtgtaCCAGCCTGGTGCTCCACCCAACTACCCGGGCACCTTCAGCCCGGCTGGCTCTGTGGAGGGTTCACCTATGCACAACATCTATATGAACCAGCCAGGGCAGACTGCACCACCACAGTACCAGGCCATGCCCAGTGCTGCCCCAG ATCCCAACATGGTTAATGCATACATGTACCAGGCTGCAGGCACCAATGGGCAGCCTGCACCTCCTCCTGGCCAGGCTCCGCCCACTACAAGTCCATCCTACTCCAACTATCAGCCCACGCCTACACAGGGATACCAG AACGTGGTGTCTCAGGCCCAGAGTATGCCCCCTATGTCCCAGCCTGCCCCCACTAATGGTATGGCTTACATGGGCTACCAGCCGTACAGCATGCAGAACATGATTTCAGCATTGCCAGGACAAGATCCCAATATGCCCCCCCAACAGCAGTACATGCCAGGCCAGCCGCCCATGTACCAACAG GTGGCTCCCCCTGGTGCCccgcagcaacagcagcagcagcagcaacaacaacagcagcagcagcagcagcagccgcaggtcCCTCAGGCTGTGCCCGGCAGTGCAGAGGCACAGCTCATCTCCTTCGACTGA
- the hgs gene encoding hepatocyte growth factor-regulated tyrosine kinase substrate isoform X5, with protein MGKGGGTFERLLDKATSQLLLETDWESILQICDLIRQGDTQAKYAIGAIKKKLNDKNPHVALYALEVLESVVKNCGQTVHDEVASKQTMEELKDLLKKQTEPNVRNKILYLIQAWAHAFRNEPKYKVVQDTYQIMKVEGHVFPEFKESDAMFAAERAPDWVDAEECHRCRVQFGVMTRKHHCRACGQIFCGKCSSKYSTIPKFGIEKEVRVCEPCFELLNKKAEGKAPTQGTTELPPEYLTSPLSQQSQMPPKRDEAALQEEEELQLAIALSQSEAEEKERMRQKNSYSMYPKADPTPVTSSAPPVSTLYTSPVNSSAPSAEDVDPELARYLNRTYWEKKQEEARKSPTPSAPAPVPLAEPLPPISQPVESHVPVQPVSIVEQYQNGESEENHEQFLKALQNAVTTFLNRMKSNHMRGRSITNDSAVLSLFQSINNMHPQLLDILNQLDEKRLYYEGLQDKLAQVRDARAALNALRDEHREKLRRAAEEAERQRQIQLAQKLEIMRQKKQEYLEMQRQLAIQRLQEQEKERQMRLEQQKHTIQMRAQMPAFSLPYAQMQSLPPNVAGGVVYQPGAPPNYPGTFSPAGSVEGSPMHNIYMNQPGQTAPPQYQAMPSAAPDPNMVNAYMYQAAGTNGQPAPPPGQAPPTTSPSYSNYQPTPTQGYQNVVSQAQSMPPMSQPAPTNGMAYMGYQPYSMQNMISALPGQDPNMPPQQQYMPGQPPMYQQVAPPGAPQQQQQQQQQQQQQQQQQPQVPQAVPGSAEAQLISFD; from the exons ATGGGAAAGGGTGGAGGTACATTTGAGAGGCTTCTGG ATAAAGCCACTAGCCAGTTGCTGCTGGAGACTGACTGGGAATCCATCCTGCAGATCTGTGATCTCATTCGACAAGGAGACACACA aGCTAAATATGCCATTGGGGCGATTAAGAAGAAGCTGAATGACAAAAATCCACATGTGGCCCTCTATGCACTTGAG GTCCTGGAGTCAGTGGTGAAGAACTGTGGCCAGACAGTTCACGATGAGGTGGCCAGTAAACAAACAATGGAGGAACTGAAGGATTTGCTTAAG AAACAGACAGAACCAAATGTCAGAAACAAGATCCTGTACCTGATCCAGGCCTGGGCTCACGCTTTCCGCAACGAACCCAAATATAAGGTGGTCCAAGACACCTATCAGATCATGAAAGTGGAGG GTCATGTGTTCCCCGAATTTAAAGAGAGTGATGCAATGTTTGcagcagagaga GCCCCGGACTGGGTTGATGCTGAGGAGTGCCACCGGTGCAGAGTCCAATTTGGAGTTATGACAAGAAAG CACCATTGTCGAGCCTGTGGCCAGATTTTCTGTGGCAAATGTTCGTCTAAGTACTCGACCATTCCCAAGTTTGGCATCGAGAAGGAAGTGCGTGTGTGCGAGCCCTGCTTTGAGCTGCTTAACAA GAAAGCTGAAGGAAAAGCACCCACCCAGGGCACCACCGAGCTGCCTCCTGAGTACCTGACTAGCCCGCTGTCCCAACAGTCACAG ATGCCCCCCAAGAGAGATGAGGCAgcactgcaggaggaggaggagctgcagctggcCATTGCCCTCTCCCAAAGCGAGGCTGAGGAGAAGGAGCGAATG AGGCAAAAGAACTCCTACTCAATGTATCCCAAAGCTGATCCCACTCCAGTGACTTCCTCAGCACCGCCAGTCAGCACCCTCTACACTTCCCCTGTG AACTCCTCTGCTCCATCAGCTGAAGATGTAGACCCTGAG CTGGCCCGTTACCTGAACAGAACGTACTGGGAGAAGAAACAGGAAGAAGCTCGCAAGAGTCCCACCCCCTCGGCCCCTGCTCCTGTGCCATTGGCTGAGCCCCTTCCGCCAATCAGTCAACCTGTAGAAAGTCATGTTCCTGTCCAGCCAGTCAGCATAGTGGAG CAGTACCAGAACGGGGAGTCAGAGGAGAACCATGAGCAGTTCCTGAAGGCTCTACAGAATGCTGTCACCACCTTCCTTAACCGCATGAAGAGCAACCACATGCGCGGGCGCAGCATCACCAACGACAGTGCCGTGCTCTCACTCTTCCAGTCCATTAACAACATGCATCCACAGCTGTTGGACATCCTCAACCAGCTAGACGAGAAGAGAT TGTACTACGAGGGGCTACAGGACAAGCTGGCTCAGGTGCGCGATGCTCGAGCAGCCCTCAACGCACTTCGGGACGAACACAGAGAGAAGCTGCGTCGTGCCgcagaggaagcagagagacagaggcagatcCAGCTGGCTCAAAAGCTGGAGATCATGAGACAGAAGAAACAG gagTACCTGGAGATGCAAAGACAGCTGGCCATCCAGCGCCTCcaggagcaggagaaggagaggcAGATGCGTTTGGAGCAGCAGAAGCACACAATCCAGATGAGAGCCCAAATGCCTGCTTTCTCTTTGCCCTATGCTCAG ATGCAGTCTTTGCCCCCTAATgtggcaggaggggtggtgtaCCAGCCTGGTGCTCCACCCAACTACCCGGGCACCTTCAGCCCGGCTGGCTCTGTGGAGGGTTCACCTATGCACAACATCTATATGAACCAGCCAGGGCAGACTGCACCACCACAGTACCAGGCCATGCCCAGTGCTGCCCCAG ATCCCAACATGGTTAATGCATACATGTACCAGGCTGCAGGCACCAATGGGCAGCCTGCACCTCCTCCTGGCCAGGCTCCGCCCACTACAAGTCCATCCTACTCCAACTATCAGCCCACGCCTACACAGGGATACCAG AACGTGGTGTCTCAGGCCCAGAGTATGCCCCCTATGTCCCAGCCTGCCCCCACTAATGGTATGGCTTACATGGGCTACCAGCCGTACAGCATGCAGAACATGATTTCAGCATTGCCAGGACAAGATCCCAATATGCCCCCCCAACAGCAGTACATGCCAGGCCAGCCGCCCATGTACCAACAG GTGGCTCCCCCTGGTGCCccgcagcaacagcagcagcagcagcaacaacaacagcagcagcagcagcagcagccgcaggtcCCTCAGGCTGTGCCCGGCAGTGCAGAGGCACAGCTCATCTCCTTCGACTGA
- the hgs gene encoding hepatocyte growth factor-regulated tyrosine kinase substrate isoform X2 — translation MGKGGGTFERLLDKATSQLLLETDWESILQICDLIRQGDTQAKYAIGAIKKKLNDKNPHVALYALEVLESVVKNCGQTVHDEVASKQTMEELKDLLKKQTEPNVRNKILYLIQAWAHAFRNEPKYKVVQDTYQIMKVEGHVFPEFKESDAMFAAERAPDWVDAEECHRCRVQFGVMTRKHHCRACGQIFCGKCSSKYSTIPKFGIEKEVRVCEPCFELLNNHPSLSPPLRKAEGKAPTQGTTELPPEYLTSPLSQQSQMPPKRDEAALQEEEELQLAIALSQSEAEEKERMRQKNSYSMYPKADPTPVTSSAPPVSTLYTSPVNSSAPSAEDVDPELARYLNRTYWEKKQEEARKSPTPSAPAPVPLAEPLPPISQPVESHVPVQPVSIVEQYQNGESEENHEQFLKALQNAVTTFLNRMKSNHMRGRSITNDSAVLSLFQSINNMHPQLLDILNQLDEKRLYYEGLQDKLAQVRDARAALNALRDEHREKLRRAAEEAERQRQIQLAQKLEIMRQKKQEYLEMQRQLAIQRLQEQEKERQMRLEQQKHTIQMRAQMPAFSLPYAQMQSLPPNVAGGVVYQPGAPPNYPGTFSPAGSVEGSPMHNIYMNQPGQTAPPQYQAMPSAAPDPNMVNAYMYQAAGTNGQPAPPPGQAPPTTSPSYSNYQPTPTQGYQNVVSQAQSMPPMSQPAPTNGMAYMGYQPYSMQNMISALPGQDPNMPPQQQYMPGQPPMYQQVAPPGAPQQQQQQQQQQQQQQQQQPQVPQAVPGSAEAQLISFD, via the exons ATGGGAAAGGGTGGAGGTACATTTGAGAGGCTTCTGG ATAAAGCCACTAGCCAGTTGCTGCTGGAGACTGACTGGGAATCCATCCTGCAGATCTGTGATCTCATTCGACAAGGAGACACACA aGCTAAATATGCCATTGGGGCGATTAAGAAGAAGCTGAATGACAAAAATCCACATGTGGCCCTCTATGCACTTGAG GTCCTGGAGTCAGTGGTGAAGAACTGTGGCCAGACAGTTCACGATGAGGTGGCCAGTAAACAAACAATGGAGGAACTGAAGGATTTGCTTAAG AAACAGACAGAACCAAATGTCAGAAACAAGATCCTGTACCTGATCCAGGCCTGGGCTCACGCTTTCCGCAACGAACCCAAATATAAGGTGGTCCAAGACACCTATCAGATCATGAAAGTGGAGG GTCATGTGTTCCCCGAATTTAAAGAGAGTGATGCAATGTTTGcagcagagaga GCCCCGGACTGGGTTGATGCTGAGGAGTGCCACCGGTGCAGAGTCCAATTTGGAGTTATGACAAGAAAG CACCATTGTCGAGCCTGTGGCCAGATTTTCTGTGGCAAATGTTCGTCTAAGTACTCGACCATTCCCAAGTTTGGCATCGAGAAGGAAGTGCGTGTGTGCGAGCCCTGCTTTGAGCTGCTTAACAA ccacccctccctctctcctccacttaGGAAAGCTGAAGGAAAAGCACCCACCCAGGGCACCACCGAGCTGCCTCCTGAGTACCTGACTAGCCCGCTGTCCCAACAGTCACAG ATGCCCCCCAAGAGAGATGAGGCAgcactgcaggaggaggaggagctgcagctggcCATTGCCCTCTCCCAAAGCGAGGCTGAGGAGAAGGAGCGAATG AGGCAAAAGAACTCCTACTCAATGTATCCCAAAGCTGATCCCACTCCAGTGACTTCCTCAGCACCGCCAGTCAGCACCCTCTACACTTCCCCTGTG AACTCCTCTGCTCCATCAGCTGAAGATGTAGACCCTGAG CTGGCCCGTTACCTGAACAGAACGTACTGGGAGAAGAAACAGGAAGAAGCTCGCAAGAGTCCCACCCCCTCGGCCCCTGCTCCTGTGCCATTGGCTGAGCCCCTTCCGCCAATCAGTCAACCTGTAGAAAGTCATGTTCCTGTCCAGCCAGTCAGCATAGTGGAG CAGTACCAGAACGGGGAGTCAGAGGAGAACCATGAGCAGTTCCTGAAGGCTCTACAGAATGCTGTCACCACCTTCCTTAACCGCATGAAGAGCAACCACATGCGCGGGCGCAGCATCACCAACGACAGTGCCGTGCTCTCACTCTTCCAGTCCATTAACAACATGCATCCACAGCTGTTGGACATCCTCAACCAGCTAGACGAGAAGAGAT TGTACTACGAGGGGCTACAGGACAAGCTGGCTCAGGTGCGCGATGCTCGAGCAGCCCTCAACGCACTTCGGGACGAACACAGAGAGAAGCTGCGTCGTGCCgcagaggaagcagagagacagaggcagatcCAGCTGGCTCAAAAGCTGGAGATCATGAGACAGAAGAAACAG gagTACCTGGAGATGCAAAGACAGCTGGCCATCCAGCGCCTCcaggagcaggagaaggagaggcAGATGCGTTTGGAGCAGCAGAAGCACACAATCCAGATGAGAGCCCAAATGCCTGCTTTCTCTTTGCCCTATGCTCAG ATGCAGTCTTTGCCCCCTAATgtggcaggaggggtggtgtaCCAGCCTGGTGCTCCACCCAACTACCCGGGCACCTTCAGCCCGGCTGGCTCTGTGGAGGGTTCACCTATGCACAACATCTATATGAACCAGCCAGGGCAGACTGCACCACCACAGTACCAGGCCATGCCCAGTGCTGCCCCAG ATCCCAACATGGTTAATGCATACATGTACCAGGCTGCAGGCACCAATGGGCAGCCTGCACCTCCTCCTGGCCAGGCTCCGCCCACTACAAGTCCATCCTACTCCAACTATCAGCCCACGCCTACACAGGGATACCAG AACGTGGTGTCTCAGGCCCAGAGTATGCCCCCTATGTCCCAGCCTGCCCCCACTAATGGTATGGCTTACATGGGCTACCAGCCGTACAGCATGCAGAACATGATTTCAGCATTGCCAGGACAAGATCCCAATATGCCCCCCCAACAGCAGTACATGCCAGGCCAGCCGCCCATGTACCAACAG GTGGCTCCCCCTGGTGCCccgcagcaacagcagcagcagcagcaacaacaacagcagcagcagcagcagcagccgcaggtcCCTCAGGCTGTGCCCGGCAGTGCAGAGGCACAGCTCATCTCCTTCGACTGA